In Miniphocaeibacter halophilus, the following proteins share a genomic window:
- a CDS encoding ZIP family metal transporter: MELLAILFIPLLGTSLGAGCVYFMKGKMNDNLQKALLGFAGGVMVAASVWSLLIPAMDMSKDMDKLSFIPAVTGLLLGVLFLLLLDNIIPHLHVNDDEPEGPKTTLKKSAMLMLAVTLHNIPEGMAVGVLFAGYTAGNTAITFSAALTLAIGIAIQNFPEGAIISMPLRNEGFSKNKSFLYGVLSGVVEPIGAILTILAASLVEPMLPYLLSFAAGAMIYVVVEELIPEASRGEHSNIGVIGFSVGFAIMMVLDVALG; the protein is encoded by the coding sequence ATGGAATTGTTAGCAATTTTATTTATACCACTACTGGGTACATCCTTAGGTGCCGGTTGTGTTTATTTTATGAAGGGAAAGATGAATGACAATCTACAAAAGGCCTTACTTGGTTTTGCCGGTGGAGTAATGGTAGCAGCGTCAGTTTGGTCTCTTTTAATACCTGCAATGGACATGTCAAAAGACATGGATAAATTATCTTTTATTCCGGCAGTAACAGGTTTGCTTTTGGGAGTTTTATTTTTGTTATTATTAGATAATATTATACCTCATCTTCATGTTAATGATGATGAACCTGAAGGACCAAAAACAACATTAAAGAAAAGTGCCATGTTAATGCTTGCAGTAACATTACACAATATACCGGAAGGTATGGCAGTTGGAGTTTTATTTGCAGGTTACACTGCAGGAAATACAGCTATTACCTTTTCAGCTGCATTAACACTTGCAATTGGAATAGCCATACAAAATTTTCCGGAAGGGGCAATTATTTCAATGCCTTTAAGAAATGAGGGATTTTCCAAAAACAAATCCTTTCTTTATGGAGTATTAAGCGGAGTAGTTGAACCTATTGGTGCAATTTTAACAATACTAGCAGCGTCATTAGTTGAACCGATGCTACCTTATTTATTATCATTTGCAGCAGGTGCAATGATATATGTTGTAGTAGAGGAATTAATTCCGGAAGCATCAAGGGGAGAGCATAGTAACATAGGAGTTATAGGTTTTTCTGTAGGATTTGCTATAATGATGGTTCTTGATGTAGCTTTAGGATAA
- a CDS encoding YitT family protein, with translation MILKNWKNELKKVFPISLVVKIFLGAIILSFGIYNIHEQSSVTEGGVIGLNLLVHHWFGISVAYITPILDISCYLLGLKYLGKRFLVVSLFSTILFSGFYKFWELFPPIFPSLESHMLIAAILGGLFVGVGAGLIVSSGGSSGGDDALALVISKKFNFKISSAYLFTDISVLLLSLSYIPIGKIFFSLITVTISSYTIDYITSLGKQTAVSSIEA, from the coding sequence ATGATATTAAAAAATTGGAAAAATGAACTAAAGAAAGTATTTCCAATTAGCTTAGTAGTAAAAATATTTTTAGGAGCAATTATTTTATCCTTTGGTATATATAATATTCATGAACAGTCTTCTGTTACAGAAGGCGGCGTTATAGGCTTAAATTTATTGGTACATCACTGGTTTGGAATTTCTGTTGCATATATAACACCTATTTTAGACATATCATGTTATTTATTAGGTTTAAAATACCTTGGCAAAAGATTTTTAGTAGTGTCTCTTTTTTCTACTATACTTTTTTCAGGATTTTATAAATTCTGGGAATTATTTCCACCAATTTTTCCTAGTTTGGAAAGTCATATGTTAATTGCTGCAATTTTAGGCGGTTTATTTGTTGGTGTTGGTGCAGGACTTATTGTAAGTTCTGGAGGAAGTAGCGGTGGTGATGACGCTTTAGCTTTAGTAATTAGTAAAAAGTTTAATTTTAAAATATCCTCTGCCTATCTTTTTACAGACATTTCCGTTTTACTACTTAGTCTGTCCTATATACCAATAGGAAAAATCTTCTTCTCATTAATTACCGTTACTATATCGTCCTATACTATTGACTATATAACTAGCTTAGGTAAACAGACTGCTGTTTCATCAATAGAGGCATAG
- a CDS encoding MerR family transcriptional regulator, producing MEKYFKIKEISTLFNIGIDSLRYYEKIGLIKPKRGKNNYRLYSVKDIYKLNIIADLRKLHFSLSEIKEYLEDLSLSNTYNLLNKQNKIVEEEIKQLEKQKALLEIQIENLDLYKKMTVEEFEIKELESRRIVKLETDVYLDEEVDFSIRFLQKQHGFKLHQFENYEIGASMLKEDIKDGIVGKYNTVFMLQENSKGNTGEFLPKGSYLSYVYKGSYKKLKNNLEKIFEFAKNKNLKLDNTIYELYYIDTRYTEIEEEYLTEIQVLIKE from the coding sequence ATGGAAAAATATTTTAAAATCAAAGAAATATCGACTTTATTTAATATTGGCATAGATTCTTTAAGATATTATGAAAAAATTGGCTTAATAAAACCTAAACGTGGTAAAAATAATTACAGACTATACAGTGTAAAGGATATTTATAAATTAAATATAATAGCAGACTTAAGGAAATTACATTTTTCATTATCTGAAATAAAAGAATATTTAGAGGATTTGTCCCTATCAAATACATATAACTTACTTAATAAACAGAATAAAATAGTAGAAGAGGAAATAAAACAATTAGAAAAACAAAAAGCCCTACTGGAAATTCAAATAGAAAATTTGGATTTATACAAAAAAATGACTGTAGAAGAATTTGAAATTAAAGAGCTGGAAAGTAGAAGAATAGTAAAATTAGAAACAGATGTTTACTTAGATGAGGAAGTGGATTTTTCAATAAGATTTCTTCAAAAACAACATGGCTTTAAATTACACCAGTTTGAAAACTATGAAATTGGTGCAAGTATGCTTAAGGAAGATATAAAGGACGGTATAGTAGGAAAATATAATACGGTTTTTATGTTACAGGAAAATAGCAAGGGAAATACTGGTGAATTTTTGCCAAAAGGGTCTTACCTTTCTTATGTATATAAAGGAAGTTATAAAAAACTTAAAAATAATTTAGAGAAAATTTTTGAATTTGCGAAAAACAAAAACTTAAAATTAGATAATACCATCTATGAACTATATTATATAGATACAAGATACACGGAAATAGAAGAAGAGTATTTAACGGAAATTCAAGTCTTAATAAAAGAGTAG
- a CDS encoding SIR2 family NAD-dependent protein deacylase has translation MKGINYLEQIEKLKYKINTADAILIGAGSGLSTAAGLEYYGKRFTDNFSDFISKYKLTDMYSAGFYPFKSLEEYWAYWSRHIDLNRYKAEVGKPYKDLLELVKNKNYFVITTNVDHMFQKAGFDSKNLFCTQGDYGLWQCSLPCRKETFNNEKSIKLMVKEQKNMRIPKELIPYCPYCKAPLTMNLRVDDKFVEDEKWQEASRRYLKFKEENLKSKIIYLEIGVGYNTPGIIKYPFRIMTSKNPNSIYATINIDDHYIPKEIENRTICIKEEIGKALEDLK, from the coding sequence ATGAAAGGTATTAATTATTTAGAACAAATAGAAAAATTAAAATATAAAATTAATACAGCAGATGCAATTTTAATTGGAGCAGGTTCAGGCCTGTCTACTGCTGCCGGCCTAGAATACTATGGAAAAAGATTTACCGATAATTTTTCTGATTTTATTAGCAAATACAAATTAACGGATATGTATTCAGCAGGATTTTATCCCTTTAAAAGTTTGGAGGAATATTGGGCCTATTGGAGTAGGCATATTGATTTAAATAGGTATAAAGCAGAAGTTGGAAAGCCTTACAAGGACCTACTTGAATTAGTAAAAAATAAAAACTATTTTGTAATAACTACAAATGTAGACCATATGTTTCAAAAAGCCGGCTTTGATAGTAAAAACTTGTTTTGTACCCAAGGTGATTACGGCCTTTGGCAATGCTCACTACCCTGTAGAAAAGAAACCTTCAACAATGAAAAAAGTATAAAACTTATGGTAAAAGAACAAAAAAACATGAGGATTCCAAAAGAATTAATACCCTATTGCCCTTATTGTAAGGCGCCACTTACAATGAATTTAAGAGTAGATGATAAATTTGTAGAAGATGAAAAATGGCAGGAAGCTTCAAGAAGATATTTGAAGTTTAAAGAAGAAAATCTTAAATCAAAAATAATATATTTAGAAATAGGAGTTGGCTACAATACTCCAGGAATAATAAAATATCCTTTTAGAATAATGACTTCTAAAAATCCTAACTCCATTTACGCAACTATAAATATAGATGACCATTATATTCCTAAAGAAATAGAAAACAGAACAATCTGCATAAAAGAGGAAATTGGGAAAGCTTTAGAGGATTTGAAGTAA
- a CDS encoding DUF975 family protein: protein MDWNRKELKLNAKKTIKRNYIQYIIVCLVIAIVAGGYTSSHLNTDLLRGSDKVKPPAVVDSVVKILDGFGVTTLYSEQEEVVNKVEDKFNLRNATEGVFATIINNSGASRSFIIGLLNTINQLIFNNHFFQSTIMIIATILIIGFWLFVQNILIVGQSRFFIENKNYSNTKIDRILFIYRIGRIRHTAYIMFCKYIFNFLWFFTIIGGFIKYYDYKMIPFIIAENPDISRKDAFKLSHEMMVGNKWKAFKLDLSFLLWHILSLLTFGIIRYLYLNPLIGASYSELYFLLREEAIENKLPLSSYFNDRYLTNPIDKTTEAYPVELYTIPEKHKRDWLVLDYDRKYSITSYILIFFSLAFIGWIWEVALHLLKTGVFVNRGTMIGPWLPIYGTGTLLMLILLKPLIEKPLVLFPSAMVLCGILEYFTSWALEKLFNTTWWNYKNVFFNINGRICFEGLLFFAIGGFLIIYFIAPLIDEFLQYIPNKLKKGMCLILIVLFTLDLSQSATNPNTGKGVSQTISYKSLNYKYKKP, encoded by the coding sequence ATGGACTGGAATAGAAAAGAATTAAAGCTAAATGCTAAGAAAACTATTAAAAGAAATTATATTCAATATATTATTGTATGTTTGGTTATTGCTATTGTAGCCGGCGGATATACTTCTTCCCATTTAAATACGGATTTATTACGAGGTTCCGATAAAGTAAAACCTCCTGCTGTTGTAGACAGTGTGGTGAAAATATTAGACGGTTTTGGTGTTACTACTCTATACTCTGAACAGGAGGAAGTTGTTAACAAGGTTGAAGATAAATTCAATTTAAGAAATGCAACTGAAGGTGTCTTTGCCACTATTATTAACAATTCCGGTGCTTCAAGGTCCTTTATAATAGGGCTTTTAAATACTATTAATCAGTTAATTTTCAACAACCATTTTTTTCAAAGCACCATTATGATAATTGCTACTATTTTAATTATTGGCTTTTGGCTCTTTGTTCAGAATATTTTAATAGTAGGACAAAGTAGATTTTTTATTGAAAATAAGAATTACAGCAACACTAAAATAGACCGAATTCTTTTTATTTATCGTATAGGAAGAATAAGACATACTGCCTATATTATGTTTTGTAAGTATATTTTTAATTTTCTATGGTTTTTTACAATTATTGGCGGATTTATTAAATACTATGACTACAAGATGATTCCTTTTATTATTGCAGAAAACCCTGACATTTCAAGAAAAGACGCTTTTAAACTGTCCCATGAGATGATGGTTGGAAATAAATGGAAGGCCTTTAAGTTGGATTTGTCCTTTTTACTTTGGCATATTCTTTCCCTTTTAACCTTTGGAATTATAAGATATCTTTATTTGAACCCGTTAATTGGTGCCAGTTATTCTGAACTTTACTTTCTTCTTCGTGAAGAAGCTATTGAGAATAAATTACCCTTAAGTAGTTATTTTAATGACAGATACCTAACTAATCCAATAGATAAAACCACAGAGGCTTACCCTGTTGAATTATATACAATACCGGAAAAACATAAAAGAGATTGGCTGGTTTTAGATTATGATAGAAAATATAGTATTACTTCCTATATTTTAATATTTTTCTCCCTTGCCTTTATTGGATGGATTTGGGAGGTTGCTTTACATCTTTTAAAAACCGGTGTTTTTGTTAATAGAGGAACCATGATAGGACCTTGGTTACCAATTTACGGTACAGGAACCTTGTTAATGTTAATTTTACTTAAGCCTCTTATTGAAAAACCACTGGTACTTTTTCCTTCTGCAATGGTGCTTTGTGGAATTTTAGAGTATTTCACCTCTTGGGCTTTGGAGAAGCTATTTAATACTACTTGGTGGAATTATAAAAATGTATTTTTTAATATTAATGGTCGTATTTGCTTTGAAGGTTTATTGTTTTTTGCCATTGGAGGATTTTTAATAATTTACTTTATTGCACCATTAATTGATGAGTTTTTACAATACATCCCAAATAAATTAAAAAAAGGTATGTGTTTAATATTAATTGTTCTCTTTACTTTAGATTTATCGCAAAGTGCTACTAATCCTAATACCGGAAAGGGAGTTTCACAGACAATTTCCTATAAGTCATTAAATTACAAATATAAAAAGCCCTAG
- a CDS encoding IS110 family transposase codes for MWKTQQILIEVIFFMICVGIDVSKNKHDCFIVHSDGTVIKDVFTIPNSIEGFKYLIDSIPSTDEIVKVGLEATGHYSINIANFLNSNGYPPIILNPLQTSLFRKALTLRKTKTDKVDAKCIASMLSNPDLKPHSNLDYQILELKSLTRHRKHLREQSSKLKVSLNRLVEIMFPEITDCLYSINQKSTMAILYEFPSLKLIADAHLTKFTNILKKNSKDKYSKAKAIDIKNSAKNSIGSDSRALSFELKQTIRLINDIEEELILLDNEIKSIMEDVQSPILTIPGISYNLGSIILSEIGDIHRFSSSSKLVAFAGLDPSTYQSGNFRASNVSMVKRGSPYLRWALLQAARLISMRDNNFKNYYQKKRSEGKCHNVAITHVAKNLLEFFTIY; via the coding sequence ATGTGGAAAACACAACAAATTTTAATTGAGGTGATTTTTTTTATGATATGTGTTGGTATCGATGTTTCTAAAAATAAGCATGATTGTTTTATTGTTCATTCTGATGGTACTGTTATCAAGGATGTTTTTACTATTCCTAATTCTATTGAAGGTTTTAAGTATCTAATTGATTCTATTCCTTCTACTGATGAAATTGTAAAAGTGGGGCTTGAAGCCACTGGACATTATAGCATTAATATCGCTAATTTTCTTAACAGCAATGGTTACCCACCCATTATCCTCAATCCGCTTCAAACTAGTCTTTTCAGAAAAGCTCTAACGCTTAGAAAGACTAAAACCGATAAGGTTGATGCTAAGTGTATTGCTTCTATGCTAAGTAATCCTGACTTAAAACCCCACTCTAATCTAGATTATCAGATTTTGGAGTTAAAGTCATTAACTAGACATAGAAAACATCTTAGGGAACAATCTTCTAAGCTAAAGGTTTCTTTAAACCGCCTTGTTGAAATTATGTTTCCTGAGATTACTGATTGTCTGTATTCTATTAATCAAAAATCTACTATGGCTATTCTTTATGAGTTTCCATCTCTTAAATTAATAGCTGATGCTCACCTTACTAAGTTTACTAATATCCTTAAGAAAAATTCTAAGGACAAGTATTCCAAGGCTAAAGCAATTGATATCAAAAACTCTGCTAAAAACTCTATCGGTTCTGATAGTAGAGCTTTAAGTTTTGAACTTAAGCAAACTATCCGTCTAATCAATGATATCGAAGAGGAGCTTATATTACTTGATAATGAGATAAAATCAATTATGGAGGATGTTCAAAGTCCTATTTTGACTATACCTGGTATCTCATATAATCTAGGTTCTATTATCTTATCGGAGATAGGTGATATCCATAGATTTTCTTCTTCTTCAAAGCTTGTAGCTTTTGCAGGGCTCGATCCTTCTACCTACCAATCCGGTAATTTTAGAGCCAGTAATGTTTCTATGGTAAAGCGAGGTTCACCTTACTTAAGATGGGCTTTATTACAAGCCGCTAGGCTAATTTCTATGAGAGATAACAACTTTAAAAACTATTACCAAAAGAAACGCAGTGAAGGTAAGTGTCATAATGTTGCTATTACTCATGTTGCTAAAAACTTATTAGAGTTCTTCACTATTTATTAA
- a CDS encoding BglG family transcription antiterminator — translation MKNRQRYILFEILDGKTINLIEISKKLKVSARTIRNDIVDLNNFFERNGYHNLILLKNSKIFFNKNYLNNNRILSIFDNRTMSKYDPKSRKLDILYELLIEENTVSYNKLSEKYYVSKSSIFNDLSEIKKIIVKAKLKLYSDNRGTLIVGNEMDKQQLIREIIIEQLLDRNKFKFNTTNSRFLDWINISWINEIRYDLKNILKKKNLIVSNFYIGIVAISLYTLIKRSEEGKKIKNLKNKTLISNKVEGMEIYPFTYEILFRLKNKLNHDFTIDEIYFINNIFMGLGINGLNSLEFFNEDFERNIKDLVISVERSLGIILSNDLKLLNDLKNHLHQMLFRLQSNIRVDNPLLDELKEKYSIIYAIVWLSLNDFISGYNVEITEDEISFIMLHFQAAIERKKESIKVLFICPNGVGTSSLISSQIKRILPSINIYEIISLEEVENYNLNSIDFIVSTVNIKFENIPTIIVSPVISKEELKKITDCYIDIIYDSKPETNESKLYLSNLTIKVFEKRFDNKEKAILYLCDKAKDNLLVNNEYTSTVINREKLGTTYLKNKIALPHGDPKKIINSFIYILKMKDCINWNNEQVDMLILLGISDKDINKTEKILEFIIENIDDKKVLLSKLEEING, via the coding sequence ATGAAAAATAGACAACGGTATATTTTATTTGAGATTTTAGATGGTAAAACTATTAATTTAATAGAAATATCAAAAAAATTAAAAGTTTCAGCCAGAACAATCAGAAATGATATTGTCGATTTAAATAATTTTTTTGAAAGAAATGGTTATCATAATTTAATCTTATTGAAAAATAGTAAAATATTTTTTAATAAAAACTACTTAAACAATAATAGAATTTTATCTATTTTTGATAATAGAACTATGTCAAAATATGATCCTAAGAGCAGAAAATTAGATATATTATATGAATTATTAATTGAAGAAAATACCGTTAGCTATAATAAATTGTCCGAAAAGTATTACGTATCCAAAAGTTCCATATTTAATGATTTATCAGAAATTAAAAAGATTATAGTAAAAGCGAAATTGAAATTATATTCAGATAATAGAGGTACACTTATTGTTGGAAATGAAATGGACAAACAGCAATTAATAAGAGAAATAATTATAGAGCAACTGCTAGATAGAAATAAATTTAAATTTAATACAACAAATAGTAGATTTTTGGATTGGATTAACATTAGTTGGATTAATGAAATAAGGTATGATCTAAAGAATATTCTCAAAAAGAAGAATTTAATAGTTTCAAATTTTTATATAGGTATTGTAGCAATATCACTATATACATTAATTAAACGAAGCGAAGAAGGGAAAAAAATTAAAAACTTAAAAAACAAAACTTTAATATCCAATAAAGTTGAAGGTATGGAAATATATCCTTTTACTTATGAAATACTTTTTAGATTAAAAAATAAATTAAATCATGATTTTACAATAGATGAAATTTATTTTATAAATAATATTTTTATGGGATTAGGAATAAATGGACTGAACAGTCTAGAGTTTTTTAATGAGGATTTTGAAAGAAATATAAAAGATTTAGTTATTAGTGTAGAAAGAAGTTTGGGAATAATTTTAAGCAATGATCTAAAATTACTTAATGATTTAAAAAATCATCTTCATCAAATGCTATTTAGACTTCAGTCAAATATTAGAGTTGATAATCCATTACTTGATGAATTAAAGGAAAAGTATTCTATTATTTACGCAATAGTGTGGTTATCATTGAATGATTTTATATCAGGTTATAATGTTGAAATTACAGAAGATGAAATATCATTTATAATGCTCCATTTTCAAGCTGCTATTGAGCGTAAAAAAGAATCTATAAAGGTTTTGTTCATTTGTCCAAATGGGGTAGGAACAAGTTCGTTAATTAGTTCTCAAATAAAAAGAATTCTACCATCTATTAATATCTATGAAATTATTTCTCTTGAAGAAGTGGAAAATTATAATTTAAATTCAATAGATTTTATAGTAAGTACAGTAAATATAAAATTTGAAAATATACCAACTATAATCGTATCACCAGTTATTTCAAAAGAAGAATTAAAAAAAATAACAGATTGTTATATAGATATTATTTATGATTCTAAACCAGAAACAAATGAAAGTAAATTGTATTTATCTAATTTAACAATTAAAGTTTTTGAAAAGCGATTTGATAATAAAGAAAAAGCAATTTTATATTTATGTGATAAAGCTAAGGATAATCTATTAGTAAATAATGAATATACTAGTACTGTAATAAATAGAGAAAAACTAGGAACTACTTATTTAAAAAATAAAATAGCGTTACCTCATGGTGATCCTAAAAAAATCATTAACAGCTTTATTTATATTTTAAAAATGAAAGATTGTATAAATTGGAATAATGAACAGGTAGATATGCTTATTCTTTTAGGAATATCTGATAAAGATATAAATAAAACTGAAAAAATTCTGGAATTTATTATAGAAAATATTGACGATAAAAAAGTATTATTGAGCAAGTTGGAGGAAATAAATGGATAA
- a CDS encoding PTS sugar transporter subunit IIA encodes MDNKLYEIFNEKNVIIENKDMTWQEAVKIASEPLLKEGKITDVYVENMMKNVEVNGPYMVLTDYFALMHAKAGEGVNEVSMSLLVNNKNIDLEGKPVRIFMVLASVDKSSHLEYLQKISEILLDEDNFNTILHGEKEKILQILKNN; translated from the coding sequence ATGGATAATAAATTATATGAAATTTTTAATGAAAAAAATGTAATTATAGAAAACAAGGATATGACATGGCAAGAAGCTGTAAAAATAGCTAGCGAACCATTGTTAAAAGAAGGGAAAATCACTGATGTTTATGTAGAAAATATGATGAAAAATGTTGAAGTTAATGGACCATATATGGTGTTAACGGATTATTTTGCATTAATGCATGCAAAAGCAGGAGAAGGTGTCAATGAAGTTTCTATGAGTCTGTTAGTAAATAATAAAAACATAGACTTAGAAGGAAAACCGGTACGTATATTTATGGTTTTGGCATCTGTTGATAAATCAAGTCATTTAGAGTATTTACAAAAAATATCTGAAATATTATTGGATGAGGATAATTTTAACACCATTCTTCATGGAGAAAAAGAAAAAATATTACAAATATTAAAAAATAATTAA
- a CDS encoding PTS sugar transporter subunit IIB produces MKVLAVCGFGVGSSMVLKMALDKVAKDLGIKVEVENTDLSTAKATEADAYFTSAELVSELENSVKNPVYPIHKFMDKNEVKEQFEKYLATLKEE; encoded by the coding sequence ATGAAAGTTTTAGCAGTTTGTGGATTCGGAGTTGGAAGTTCAATGGTATTGAAAATGGCATTGGATAAAGTGGCAAAAGATTTAGGCATAAAGGTTGAAGTTGAAAATACTGATTTATCTACAGCAAAAGCAACAGAAGCAGATGCATATTTTACAAGCGCAGAATTGGTTTCTGAATTAGAAAACTCAGTAAAAAATCCTGTTTATCCTATTCATAAATTTATGGATAAAAATGAGGTAAAAGAACAATTCGAAAAATATTTAGCTACATTAAAGGAGGAGTAG
- a CDS encoding PTS ascorbate transporter subunit IIC — MQFITNNILRNPPVLLGLIAMIGLIIQRKSFAETIKGTLMAAFGMVVLNEGVGMLSGVIAPINTAFQTTLGITTAEGLNDVTFTKSFGGTVGMAMFVGLIIHLLIARFTPVKTVFLTGHMIWWFPFIFVAAGVEGGLTGGILIAFGAICSALYWSFMPWIMRKYVWDATEDDSFLIGHPTGMLSLVSGFVAKRVGNKKKSTEDLKVPEKLSFFREISVTGALVIFIMYLVVGLIIPALIEEGASTVMTSINSGLIFGAGLLVMLYGVRLLINQIVPAFQGISEKLIPNAKPAFDCPILFNYKPNAVIIGFLVAMITSTILIVIANTFNVFGIMLVPLVITSFFECGAAAVIGEGQGGLRGSIIGTIVASVVMVALVGFSAVIYSNTIQSWILIFGGNDFSLFGIIAKFIASIFG; from the coding sequence ATGCAATTTATTACAAATAATATTTTAAGAAATCCGCCGGTATTATTGGGTTTAATTGCAATGATTGGTTTAATAATTCAAAGAAAATCATTTGCAGAAACAATAAAGGGAACTCTTATGGCGGCATTTGGAATGGTTGTTTTAAATGAGGGAGTTGGAATGCTTTCAGGCGTAATAGCACCAATTAATACGGCATTTCAAACTACCTTAGGAATAACAACAGCTGAAGGATTAAATGATGTAACGTTTACTAAGTCATTTGGTGGAACTGTAGGAATGGCAATGTTTGTAGGATTAATAATCCATTTATTAATTGCAAGATTTACTCCTGTTAAAACAGTTTTCTTAACAGGTCATATGATATGGTGGTTTCCGTTTATATTCGTGGCAGCAGGAGTAGAGGGAGGATTAACAGGGGGAATATTAATAGCATTTGGTGCAATTTGTTCTGCTCTTTATTGGTCTTTTATGCCGTGGATAATGAGAAAATATGTTTGGGATGCAACAGAAGATGACTCGTTTTTAATAGGACATCCTACAGGAATGTTAAGTTTGGTTTCAGGTTTTGTAGCAAAAAGAGTTGGAAATAAGAAAAAATCTACAGAGGATTTAAAAGTACCTGAAAAATTATCTTTTTTTAGAGAAATTTCAGTAACAGGAGCATTAGTAATTTTTATAATGTACTTAGTAGTTGGATTGATAATACCTGCTTTAATAGAAGAGGGTGCTAGTACTGTAATGACATCAATAAATAGTGGGCTTATATTTGGAGCAGGATTATTGGTTATGCTTTATGGTGTGAGACTATTAATCAATCAAATAGTACCAGCTTTTCAAGGAATATCTGAAAAACTTATTCCAAATGCTAAACCTGCATTTGACTGTCCAATACTTTTTAACTACAAGCCAAATGCGGTAATAATTGGATTTTTAGTAGCAATGATCACTTCAACAATATTAATAGTAATTGCAAATACATTTAATGTTTTTGGAATTATGCTAGTGCCTTTAGTAATTACATCATTTTTTGAATGTGGAGCTGCTGCAGTTATTGGAGAAGGTCAAGGAGGTTTAAGAGGTTCAATTATAGGAACTATAGTAGCATCTGTAGTAATGGTTGCATTAGTTGGGTTTTCAGCAGTTATATATAGTAATACAATTCAAAGCTGGATATTAATATTTGGAGGTAATGATTTTTCATTATTCGGAATAATAGCTAAATTTATTGCTAGTATATTTGGATAG
- a CDS encoding sugar isomerase domain-containing protein has protein sequence MYQYFDKIIEKLKIVEKEEKYKIEGTIDLLVEAIEKKQSIYIFGASHAGILTQEMYYRAGGLMVINPIFGREIMLDTEPITLTSQMERLEGYGENLGKTVDFKENDVLILHSVSGRNSVILDLGLYAKKKGVKIIALTNLEYSKSVESRHSSRKKLYELADITIDNHGDIGDAMCEIEGLEQKVGPSSTVVGATILNTIVSEVCKKLIENGKVHPPIYYSANLDGGDELNKKLKDEFKELIHYRY, from the coding sequence ATGTATCAATATTTCGATAAAATAATAGAAAAATTAAAAATTGTAGAAAAAGAAGAAAAATATAAAATAGAAGGGACCATTGATCTGCTGGTAGAAGCAATTGAAAAAAAACAATCCATATATATATTTGGAGCAAGTCATGCCGGAATACTAACACAAGAAATGTATTACAGGGCTGGTGGATTAATGGTTATAAACCCTATTTTTGGACGGGAAATAATGTTAGACACGGAACCTATAACACTAACAAGTCAAATGGAACGTTTAGAAGGCTATGGTGAAAATTTAGGTAAAACAGTTGATTTTAAAGAAAATGATGTATTAATACTTCATTCAGTATCTGGAAGAAATTCTGTAATATTAGATTTAGGACTGTATGCAAAGAAAAAAGGCGTAAAAATTATTGCTTTAACAAATTTGGAATATTCTAAATCTGTAGAATCTCGTCACAGTTCAAGAAAAAAATTATATGAATTAGCAGATATAACTATAGATAATCATGGTGATATAGGTGATGCAATGTGTGAAATTGAAGGTTTAGAACAAAAGGTTGGGCCATCATCCACTGTAGTAGGAGCTACAATTCTTAACACGATAGTATCAGAAGTATGTAAAAAACTTATAGAAAATGGTAAAGTACATCCACCTATATACTATAGTGCAAATTTAGATGGTGGTGATGAATTAAACAAGAAACTTAAAGACGAATTTAAAGAATTAATACATTACAGATATTAA